One genomic segment of Clostridium estertheticum subsp. estertheticum includes these proteins:
- the greA gene encoding transcription elongation factor GreA has protein sequence MSEPKQYVMTYEGITKLEAQLEILKTVKRKDITEKIKVALGYGDLSENSEYDDAKNEQAFVEGKILQLENMLRNANVIDENDIKKDVVSIGAIVKVRDYQFDEEVEFYIVGSAEADPMVNKISYESPVGRTLVGKKVGAIIEVTVPDGISKYEILEVRRG, from the coding sequence ATGAGTGAACCAAAACAATACGTGATGACCTATGAGGGAATTACAAAGTTGGAGGCACAATTAGAAATTCTTAAAACCGTCAAAAGAAAAGATATAACAGAAAAGATAAAAGTAGCACTTGGATATGGAGACTTGAGTGAAAACTCGGAGTATGATGATGCTAAGAATGAGCAAGCGTTTGTAGAGGGAAAGATACTACAATTGGAAAATATGCTTAGAAATGCAAATGTCATAGATGAGAACGATATTAAAAAAGATGTAGTGAGTATTGGAGCTATAGTCAAAGTAAGGGACTATCAATTTGATGAAGAGGTTGAATTTTATATAGTGGGATCAGCAGAAGCAGATCCAATGGTAAATAAAATATCATATGAATCGCCAGTTGGAAGAACGCTTGTTGGTAAGAAGGTAGGAGCAATTATAGAGGTTACTGTACCGGATGGTATTAGTAAATATGAAATATTAGAAGTACGACGTGGGTAA
- the murD gene encoding UDP-N-acetylmuramoyl-L-alanine--D-glutamate ligase, whose amino-acid sequence MKRNFSEFKEFIKGKKVGVVGIGVSNIPLIHFLVKLQAIVTAFDKKNQSMLGGAAIDLKEDGVKLILGENYLNDLTGFDVIFKTPSMRIDNPALLRAKQGGTYITSEMEEFIKYCPAKIFGVTGSDGKTTTTTIIYNILKSEGYKTWVGGNIGNPLFANIEEITKDDKVVLELSSFQLMTMNVSADVAVVTNLSPNHLDIHKDIEEYIDAKKNIFKYQSNQDLLILNKDNDLTYELRKEAMGRVKYFSIIDKVKDGAYFQDNKLFIMNDIVCNLDEIKLKGMHNVQNLLTAFCATQEDASVASMRKIATTFIGVEHRGEFVREVEGVKYYNDSIASTPTRTIASLKAFEKPVILIAGGYDKKIPFEPLAEEAYLNIKTLILVGATKYKIKEVFESVLKEKKISLEIILVEDFNEAILKAKLVAKPGDIVTLSPACASFDMFKDFAARGNKFKEIVMALK is encoded by the coding sequence ATGAAAAGGAATTTTAGCGAGTTTAAAGAATTTATAAAAGGCAAGAAAGTTGGAGTTGTAGGTATAGGGGTTAGCAACATTCCTTTAATACATTTTTTGGTGAAACTACAGGCTATTGTTACGGCATTTGATAAAAAAAATCAAAGCATGCTTGGCGGGGCAGCAATAGACTTAAAGGAAGATGGGGTTAAATTAATTTTAGGCGAAAATTACCTAAATGATTTAACGGGATTTGATGTTATTTTTAAAACGCCGTCTATGAGAATAGATAATCCCGCTCTTTTAAGAGCGAAGCAAGGGGGAACATATATAACATCAGAAATGGAAGAGTTTATAAAGTATTGTCCAGCAAAAATTTTTGGTGTTACTGGTAGTGATGGGAAAACAACTACAACAACAATAATATATAATATATTAAAAAGCGAGGGTTATAAAACATGGGTTGGGGGAAACATAGGAAATCCATTGTTTGCAAACATTGAAGAAATAACTAAAGACGATAAAGTAGTACTAGAGTTATCAAGTTTTCAACTTATGACAATGAATGTTTCGGCAGATGTTGCAGTAGTAACAAATTTAAGCCCAAATCATCTGGATATCCATAAGGATATAGAGGAATATATAGATGCAAAGAAAAACATATTCAAATATCAAAGTAATCAGGATCTTCTTATTCTTAATAAGGATAACGATTTAACTTATGAATTAAGAAAAGAAGCCATGGGTAGAGTTAAGTATTTTAGTATAATAGATAAGGTGAAAGATGGTGCATATTTTCAAGATAATAAATTGTTCATTATGAATGATATAGTATGTAACCTTGATGAGATTAAATTAAAAGGTATGCATAATGTGCAAAACTTATTAACTGCCTTTTGTGCGACTCAGGAAGATGCATCGGTTGCAAGTATGAGGAAAATTGCGACCACTTTTATAGGAGTGGAGCATAGAGGCGAGTTCGTACGTGAAGTAGAGGGAGTTAAGTATTACAATGATTCAATAGCTTCTACTCCAACGAGAACAATAGCAAGTCTTAAAGCTTTTGAAAAGCCGGTTATATTAATTGCAGGTGGATATGATAAGAAAATACCTTTTGAACCACTGGCGGAGGAAGCTTATCTGAATATTAAAACATTAATATTGGTAGGTGCCACTAAATATAAAATAAAAGAAGTTTTTGAGTCAGTATTAAAGGAAAAGAAAATATCTTTGGAAATTATACTTGTTGAAGATTTTAATGAAGCAATACTCAAAGCTAAATTGGTTGCTAAACCTGGGGATATTGTGACATTGTCGCCAGCGTGTGCAAGTTTTGATATGTTTAAGGATTTTGCAGCACGCGGTAATAAGTTTAAGGAAATAGTAATGGCATTAAAATAA
- a CDS encoding aminopeptidase P family protein has product MKNILFNTNRKNLWGSLEENSITLIFAGEAPYKSADEKYAFTPNRNFYYLTGVDKDKMILMIAKIKGKAEEILFVEKNDPVLSRWAGEKMSKVEAKEISGIQNIEFVENFKNLFNSILEKTKIENLYLDLERQEFDISMSTSQMFAKVVTQRYPYLKVQNIYHEIASLRLIKSEEEIKLIRKAIDITDRGIKQLMKNAKVGIKEYQLEAYFDFSLKSDGVTDYAFQTIAACGRNATILHYVKNDSELQDGKLVLFDLGAQYKYYNADISRTFPVNGRYTERQKQVYNVVLKAQEAVIAIAKPGILFSVLNETAKEVLAAGCIELGLIKEPSELPKYYFHGVSHYLGLDTHDVGNRDIELKPGMVCTNEPGLYIEEENIGIRIEDDILITKDGCENLSKQIIKTVDEIEAFMAK; this is encoded by the coding sequence ATGAAAAACATATTATTTAATACAAATAGGAAGAATCTTTGGGGAAGCCTAGAAGAAAATTCAATAACATTAATATTTGCAGGTGAAGCACCTTATAAATCAGCAGATGAAAAATATGCATTCACTCCAAATAGGAATTTTTATTATTTAACAGGTGTTGATAAAGATAAAATGATTTTAATGATAGCAAAAATAAAGGGCAAGGCTGAAGAGATACTATTTGTAGAGAAAAATGACCCAGTATTGTCTAGGTGGGCAGGAGAGAAAATGTCTAAAGTTGAGGCAAAAGAAATCTCTGGTATACAAAATATTGAGTTTGTAGAGAATTTTAAAAATTTATTTAACTCAATTTTAGAGAAAACAAAAATCGAAAACTTATATTTGGATCTTGAAAGACAAGAGTTTGATATATCAATGTCTACATCACAAATGTTTGCAAAAGTGGTAACACAAAGATACCCTTATTTAAAAGTACAAAACATATACCATGAAATAGCGAGTCTTAGACTTATTAAATCAGAGGAGGAAATAAAGTTAATAAGGAAAGCTATAGATATTACAGACAGGGGTATAAAACAACTAATGAAAAATGCGAAAGTTGGTATTAAAGAATATCAATTAGAGGCCTACTTTGATTTTTCATTGAAAAGTGACGGTGTAACAGATTATGCTTTTCAAACCATTGCAGCATGTGGTAGGAATGCAACTATACTTCATTATGTAAAAAATGATAGTGAGCTTCAGGATGGTAAATTAGTGTTGTTTGATTTGGGGGCTCAGTATAAATATTACAATGCGGATATAAGCCGTACATTTCCTGTTAATGGAAGATATACTGAAAGACAAAAACAAGTTTATAATGTAGTTTTAAAAGCGCAAGAAGCAGTAATAGCAATCGCAAAACCTGGTATATTGTTTTCAGTTTTAAATGAAACGGCTAAAGAGGTACTTGCAGCTGGGTGTATAGAGTTAGGTCTTATTAAAGAACCGAGTGAACTACCTAAGTATTATTTCCACGGGGTAAGTCATTATTTAGGATTAGATACTCATGATGTAGGAAACCGTGACATAGAATTGAAGCCTGGTATGGTATGTACTAATGAACCAGGACTTTATATAGAAGAAGAGAATATCGGAATTAGAATTGAGGATGATATATTAATTACAAAAGATGGGTGCGAAAATCTTTCAAAACAAATAATTAAGACTGTAGATGAAATTGAAGCATTTATGGCTAAGTAA
- a CDS encoding glycine--tRNA ligase, whose product MVLKKSMDKIVTLCKTRGFVFPGSDIYGGLANSWDYGPLGVEFKNNVKKAWWKKFVQESPYNVGVDCAILMNPEVWVATGHVGGFSDPLMDCKECKARFRADKLVEDHMTSLGAEVATADGWTNEELKDYLEKNKIVCPKCGKNNFTDIRKFNLMFKTSQGITEDGKSDIYLRPETAQGIFVNFKNVQRASRKKIPFGIGQVGKAFRNEITPGNFIFRTREFEQMELEFFCKPGTDLEWFKYWKEHCASFLYNLGMEKENLRFRDHDKEELSFYSNATCDIEFLFPFGWGELWGIADRTDYDLKKHMEHSGNDLSYLDPMTNEKYVPYCIEPSLGADRVVLAFLVNAYDEEELEGGDVRTVLHLHPALAPFKAAVLPLSKKLSEKSLEVFGMLSKKFNVDYDEAGSIGKRYRREDEIGTPYCITVDFDTLEDNAVTIRDRDTMLQIRVSIDELEKFIEEKLVF is encoded by the coding sequence ATGGTATTAAAAAAAAGCATGGATAAGATTGTCACTTTGTGCAAAACTAGAGGGTTTGTATTTCCGGGATCTGATATATATGGAGGACTCGCTAACTCTTGGGATTATGGTCCTTTAGGGGTTGAATTTAAAAATAACGTAAAAAAAGCTTGGTGGAAAAAATTTGTTCAAGAAAGTCCATATAATGTAGGAGTTGACTGCGCTATACTAATGAATCCTGAAGTATGGGTTGCAACAGGTCATGTTGGAGGGTTTTCAGATCCACTAATGGATTGTAAAGAATGCAAAGCTAGATTTAGAGCAGACAAATTAGTAGAAGATCATATGACAAGTCTTGGAGCAGAAGTAGCTACTGCCGATGGATGGACAAATGAAGAGTTAAAAGATTATTTGGAGAAAAATAAAATAGTATGTCCTAAATGTGGCAAAAATAATTTCACTGATATTAGAAAGTTCAATTTAATGTTTAAAACATCTCAAGGAATAACGGAAGATGGAAAATCGGATATATATTTAAGACCAGAAACTGCTCAAGGTATCTTCGTAAACTTTAAAAATGTCCAAAGAGCATCAAGAAAAAAGATTCCATTTGGTATAGGTCAAGTAGGTAAGGCTTTTAGAAATGAAATAACACCAGGAAACTTTATTTTCAGAACAAGAGAATTTGAACAAATGGAATTGGAGTTTTTCTGTAAGCCGGGTACAGATTTAGAATGGTTTAAATATTGGAAAGAACATTGTGCTAGCTTCTTATATAACTTGGGAATGGAGAAAGAAAATTTAAGATTTAGAGACCATGATAAAGAGGAATTATCATTTTATAGCAACGCTACTTGTGATATAGAATTCTTGTTTCCTTTTGGATGGGGAGAGTTATGGGGAATTGCCGATAGAACTGATTATGATTTAAAGAAACATATGGAACATTCAGGAAATGACTTAAGTTACTTAGATCCTATGACTAATGAAAAATATGTACCATATTGTATAGAGCCATCACTTGGAGCAGATAGAGTTGTTCTTGCATTCTTAGTCAATGCATACGATGAAGAAGAACTTGAAGGTGGAGACGTAAGGACGGTGCTTCACTTGCATCCAGCACTTGCACCATTTAAAGCAGCTGTTTTGCCACTCAGCAAAAAATTATCAGAGAAATCTCTTGAGGTTTTTGGTATGCTAAGCAAGAAATTTAATGTAGATTACGATGAAGCTGGGAGTATAGGAAAGAGATATAGAAGAGAAGATGAAATAGGGACTCCATATTGTATAACTGTGGATTTTGATACTTTAGAAGATAACGCTGTAACAATTAGGGATAGAGACACAATGCTTCAAATAAGAGTAAGTATAGATGAACTTGAAAAGTTTATAGAAGAAAAGCTTGTATTTTAA
- the lysS gene encoding lysine--tRNA ligase, with the protein MHELESKYNEQVTIRRRKLTALKEEGKDPFDVYKVERTHTSQEVKDNYEKLEGTQVIVAGRLMSKRVHGKAGFSDLQDRYGRIQLYIKIDAVGEEKLKEYKSFDIGDLLSVTGTTFVTQTGEISLHIVDFQLIAKALKPLPEKWHGLKDPDLRYRQREVDIISNPQVKDTFLKRIQIVKAIRQFLDDKGFLEVETPILSPIAGGAAARPFMTHHNALDIDMYLRIATELYLKRLIVAGFEKVYDMGKNFRNEGTDLRHNPEFTMIELYEAFADYNDMMAITENMIAYVCEKIHGTTKVNYQGTEIDFTPPWRRITMVDAVREYSGVDFAKIATNEEARVIAKEKHLEFKKELKDCTKADILNELFEVYVEEKLIQPTFLCDYPVEISPLTKKKRGNEEFTERFEGFIFGREICNAYSELNDPVVQRERFMQQAKERELGDDEAYLIDEEFMSALETGMPPTGGLGIGIDRLVMFLTDAYSIRDVILFPTMKPIQ; encoded by the coding sequence ATGCATGAACTTGAATCTAAATATAATGAACAGGTGACCATAAGACGACGAAAGTTAACTGCTTTAAAAGAAGAAGGCAAGGATCCATTTGATGTGTACAAAGTTGAGAGAACTCATACATCTCAAGAGGTTAAGGACAATTATGAGAAATTAGAAGGAACTCAGGTTATTGTAGCAGGGAGACTTATGTCTAAAAGGGTTCATGGTAAGGCTGGTTTTTCTGATTTACAAGATAGATATGGAAGAATCCAATTATACATAAAAATAGATGCAGTAGGCGAAGAAAAATTAAAAGAATATAAAAGTTTTGACATAGGAGATCTTTTAAGTGTTACTGGAACAACGTTTGTTACACAAACTGGAGAGATATCACTACATATAGTTGATTTTCAGCTAATAGCAAAAGCCCTAAAACCGCTTCCAGAAAAATGGCATGGATTAAAAGACCCTGACTTAAGATATAGACAAAGAGAAGTAGATATAATATCTAACCCACAAGTTAAAGATACCTTTTTAAAGAGAATACAGATAGTCAAGGCTATTAGACAATTCTTAGATGATAAAGGCTTTTTAGAAGTTGAAACTCCAATACTATCACCAATAGCAGGAGGAGCTGCAGCAAGACCATTTATGACACATCATAATGCGTTAGACATTGATATGTATCTTAGAATTGCTACTGAGTTATATTTAAAAAGACTTATTGTTGCTGGCTTTGAAAAAGTATATGATATGGGTAAAAACTTTAGAAATGAAGGAACTGATTTAAGACATAATCCAGAATTCACAATGATAGAATTATATGAAGCTTTTGCGGATTATAATGATATGATGGCAATCACTGAAAATATGATAGCTTATGTTTGTGAAAAAATTCATGGAACAACAAAAGTAAATTATCAAGGAACTGAAATAGATTTTACACCACCATGGAGGAGAATTACTATGGTAGATGCAGTAAGAGAATATTCAGGTGTAGATTTTGCTAAAATAGCTACTAATGAAGAAGCTAGAGTTATAGCTAAGGAAAAACATCTAGAATTTAAAAAAGAATTAAAAGATTGTACAAAAGCAGATATCCTAAATGAATTATTTGAAGTATATGTGGAAGAAAAATTAATTCAACCAACATTCTTATGTGATTACCCTGTAGAAATATCCCCTCTTACAAAGAAGAAGAGAGGGAATGAAGAGTTTACAGAGAGATTTGAAGGTTTTATATTTGGACGAGAAATTTGCAATGCATATTCAGAGTTAAATGATCCAGTTGTTCAAAGAGAAAGATTTATGCAACAAGCTAAAGAAAGAGAATTAGGCGATGATGAGGCATATTTAATAGATGAAGAATTTATGAGCGCATTAGAAACAGGAATGCCACCAACAGGAGGTCTTGGTATAGGAATTGATAGATTGGTAATGTTCCTAACTGATGCTTATTCAATAAGAGATGTTATACTATTCCCTACAATGAAACCAATTCAGTAA
- a CDS encoding type III pantothenate kinase: MILVLDVGNTNTVLGVFKEKELLVEWRLSTDAKRTADEYGIQVMQLFHQRNIKVEHIKGVIISSVVPNIMYSLEHMIRKYFDLIPMIVGPGIKTGINVKYDNPKEVGADRIVNAVSAHAIYNRSLILIDFGTATTFCAISKDANYLGGTICPGIKIASEALFERAAKLPRVELIKPDTVICKNTVASMQSGIIYGYIGQVEYIVNKMKSEMINVGEEEPFVVATGGLSNLITKNSSAIDEFHPNLTLEGLRMIYEKNRE, translated from the coding sequence GTGATTTTAGTTTTAGACGTTGGAAATACTAATACTGTATTAGGAGTTTTTAAGGAAAAGGAATTACTTGTGGAGTGGAGACTTTCTACTGATGCAAAAAGAACTGCTGACGAATATGGGATTCAAGTAATGCAATTATTTCATCAGCGAAACATAAAGGTAGAACACATTAAAGGAGTAATAATTTCCTCTGTTGTTCCAAATATTATGTATTCACTAGAACATATGATAAGAAAATATTTTGATTTAATACCTATGATAGTTGGACCAGGTATAAAGACTGGTATAAATGTAAAATACGATAATCCTAAAGAAGTAGGTGCAGATAGGATTGTTAACGCTGTATCTGCTCATGCAATTTATAATAGATCATTAATTTTGATTGATTTTGGAACTGCTACAACCTTTTGTGCTATAAGTAAAGATGCTAATTATTTAGGTGGAACAATATGCCCTGGTATCAAAATAGCTTCAGAAGCTTTGTTTGAGAGAGCTGCAAAGTTACCGAGAGTGGAGCTTATAAAACCAGATACAGTTATATGCAAAAATACTGTTGCAAGTATGCAGTCGGGGATAATATATGGATATATTGGACAGGTAGAGTATATTGTTAATAAAATGAAAAGTGAAATGATTAATGTGGGAGAAGAAGAACCTTTTGTAGTTGCAACAGGAGGGCTTTCAAACTTAATAACCAAAAACTCTTCGGCTATTGATGAGTTCCATCCCAATCTCACATTAGAAGGGCTTAGAATGATTTATGAGAAAAATAGGGAATAG
- the dusB gene encoding tRNA dihydrouridine synthase DusB: MKISNVEFKSDVFLAPMAGITDIAFRGLCKELGCGLLYSEMVSAKGMYYGSSNTQSLMRISSEEKPVAIQIFGNDPKIMASACEIFNTRDDICIVDVNMGCPVHKIVKNGEGSALMKNPKLAAQIIKEMKKVSTKPVTVKFRKGFDSDSINAVEFAKYMEDAGIDAIAVHGRTREQMYEGKADWDIIRAVKESVKVPVIGNGDIFSVEDAIRIKEITGCDAIMIARGAMGNPWIFREVMQAINKEEVIYPTQDEKIDMCIRHLDLAVKYYEEIKAVREMRKHTAWYIKGLTNCTEIKNKINTKKNYGEVKQLLLEYKEFLKIV, from the coding sequence ATGAAAATATCAAATGTCGAATTTAAAAGTGATGTTTTTTTAGCTCCTATGGCAGGAATCACAGATATTGCATTTAGAGGGTTATGCAAAGAACTAGGTTGTGGCCTTTTGTATTCTGAGATGGTAAGTGCTAAAGGAATGTATTATGGTAGTAGTAATACGCAGTCGCTTATGCGAATATCGAGCGAGGAGAAACCTGTAGCTATTCAGATATTTGGAAATGATCCTAAGATTATGGCTAGTGCTTGTGAAATTTTCAATACAAGGGATGATATATGTATTGTAGATGTAAATATGGGGTGTCCGGTACATAAAATAGTGAAAAATGGTGAGGGATCTGCTTTAATGAAAAATCCTAAACTTGCAGCTCAAATAATAAAAGAAATGAAGAAGGTTTCTACAAAGCCTGTTACAGTCAAATTTAGAAAAGGTTTTGATTCAGATAGTATTAATGCTGTAGAATTTGCTAAATACATGGAAGATGCTGGTATAGATGCTATTGCGGTGCATGGCAGGACTCGCGAACAAATGTATGAAGGCAAAGCTGATTGGGATATTATAAGGGCTGTGAAAGAAAGTGTTAAAGTACCAGTGATAGGTAATGGTGATATATTTTCTGTAGAGGATGCTATTCGGATAAAAGAAATTACTGGTTGCGATGCTATAATGATTGCAAGAGGGGCTATGGGTAATCCATGGATTTTTAGAGAAGTTATGCAGGCAATAAATAAAGAAGAGGTCATATACCCTACGCAGGATGAGAAAATAGATATGTGCATAAGGCATTTGGATTTAGCTGTAAAATATTATGAAGAAATTAAGGCAGTTAGAGAAATGAGGAAACACACAGCTTGGTATATTAAAGGCCTTACCAATTGCACAGAAATTAAGAATAAAATTAATACTAAAAAAAATTATGGTGAGGTTAAGCAATTGCTTTTAGAGTACAAAGAGTTTTTGAAGATTGTTTAA
- a CDS encoding formate--tetrahydrofolate ligase, giving the protein MKSDIEIAQSAKMLHISAVAKKMGLGEDDIDLYGKYKAKISLDVLRRNENRKDGKLILVTAINPTPAGEGKSTVTIGLAEALCKQGKNAVIALREPSLGPVFGIKGGAAGGGYAQVVPMEDINLHFTGDMYAITAANNLLSAAIDNHIQQGNVLGIDSRKIIFKRVMDMNDRALRHIIVGLGGKPNGFTREDGFMITVASEIMAILCLASNLMDLKERMGRILVAYDLGGNPVYCKDLAVNGAMALLMKDAIKPNLVQTLGNTPAIIHGGPFANIAHGCNSLLATKMALKLGDYVVTEAGFGADLGAEKFFDIKCRYGKLKPDCVVLVATIRALKHHGGVKKDKLNEPNVEALSKGIGNLEKQIENIEKYGVQVIVAINKFVTDTQKEIECIKDFCVKKGVKVDLTEVWENGADGGLELASKVIATIENNKSNFKVLYDVQLSIKEKINVISKEIYGADGVEYSPSANKQIAEIEKLGLDKVPICVAKTQNSLSDNPKLLGRPTNFTINIKEITISNGAGFIVALTGNIMTMPGLPKIPAANKMDIFEDGTITGLF; this is encoded by the coding sequence ATGAAAAGTGATATAGAAATTGCACAAAGTGCTAAGATGTTACATATAAGTGCAGTTGCAAAGAAGATGGGATTAGGTGAAGATGATATTGATTTATATGGAAAATATAAAGCAAAGATTTCGCTTGATGTACTAAGAAGAAATGAAAATAGAAAAGATGGGAAGTTAATATTAGTTACAGCTATTAATCCTACTCCAGCAGGCGAAGGGAAATCTACTGTTACAATAGGACTTGCCGAGGCCTTATGCAAACAAGGTAAAAATGCAGTGATAGCCTTAAGAGAACCATCACTTGGACCAGTATTCGGTATTAAAGGTGGAGCTGCTGGCGGTGGATATGCGCAAGTAGTGCCAATGGAGGATATAAATTTGCATTTTACAGGTGATATGTATGCTATAACTGCCGCTAACAATTTATTATCAGCAGCTATAGACAATCATATTCAGCAAGGTAACGTTCTTGGAATTGATAGCAGAAAAATTATATTTAAAAGAGTCATGGATATGAATGATAGGGCTTTAAGACATATTATTGTTGGACTTGGTGGTAAACCTAATGGATTTACACGTGAAGATGGGTTTATGATAACTGTCGCGTCTGAAATAATGGCTATTTTATGTTTGGCGAGTAACCTTATGGACTTAAAGGAAAGAATGGGTAGAATATTGGTTGCATATGACCTAGGGGGTAACCCGGTTTATTGTAAAGATTTAGCTGTTAATGGTGCGATGGCACTACTTATGAAGGATGCTATAAAACCAAATCTAGTTCAGACATTAGGTAATACTCCAGCCATAATACATGGCGGACCTTTTGCTAATATCGCTCATGGTTGCAATAGTCTACTAGCAACAAAAATGGCTTTAAAGTTAGGAGATTACGTTGTAACTGAAGCCGGATTTGGAGCAGATTTAGGTGCCGAAAAATTCTTTGATATTAAATGTAGATATGGCAAATTAAAACCAGATTGCGTGGTTCTTGTGGCTACGATAAGAGCACTAAAACATCATGGTGGAGTAAAAAAAGATAAATTAAACGAACCTAACGTGGAAGCACTTTCAAAAGGAATTGGAAACTTAGAAAAACAAATAGAGAATATTGAAAAATATGGAGTTCAGGTAATAGTAGCAATAAATAAATTTGTTACAGATACGCAAAAAGAAATCGAATGTATAAAAGACTTTTGTGTTAAAAAAGGTGTTAAAGTAGATTTGACTGAGGTTTGGGAAAATGGCGCAGATGGAGGACTAGAACTCGCGAGTAAAGTAATAGCCACTATTGAAAATAATAAAAGTAATTTTAAGGTTCTATATGATGTGCAACTTTCTATAAAAGAAAAAATAAATGTTATTTCCAAGGAAATTTATGGAGCAGATGGCGTAGAATACAGTCCTTCTGCAAACAAGCAAATTGCTGAAATAGAAAAACTTGGGTTAGACAAGGTTCCTATATGTGTTGCTAAAACTCAAAACTCTTTGTCAGATAATCCAAAGCTTTTGGGAAGACCAACAAATTTTACAATAAATATAAAAGAAATTACTATATCTAATGGAGCTGGGTTCATTGTGGCCTTAACGGGAAATATAATGACAATGCCTGGTCTTCCAAAGATCCCAGCGGCGAATAAGATGGATATCTTTGAAGATGGTACTATTACAGGTCTATTCTAA